A region of Acidimicrobiales bacterium DNA encodes the following proteins:
- a CDS encoding acyl-CoA dehydrogenase family protein: MDLRFTGTQQEFRAEVRGWLAENIPTTPLPPMDTPEGFERHRGWERVLHEAGWSVVAWPEAYGGRGADLVEWLIFEEEYYRSGAPGRVNTNGISLLGPTLFAYGTDAQKDRFLPPMASGAEIWAQAWSEPNAGSDLASITTRGVRDGEWFVLDGQKTWCSRGAWADWLFCIVRTDPTSERHRGLSYLLVPADSEGLERRPVGRLDGEPAFAELFFDGCRVHESNLLGDEGQGWNVAMATTSSERGLNLRAPGRFLATADRLTGLYRELVEAGTADEGLLDEVVLAWTGAQAYRWQTYRTAARLMGGGELGSASSMMKVFWSELDVELHATALRLLGDRGELVAAAPDAVDGGSWMSGYLFALSGPIYAGTNEIQRNIIAERVLGLPRK, from the coding sequence GTGGACCTCCGCTTCACCGGTACCCAACAGGAGTTCCGTGCCGAGGTGCGCGGCTGGCTGGCCGAGAACATCCCGACCACGCCGCTGCCGCCCATGGACACACCCGAGGGGTTCGAACGACACCGCGGGTGGGAGCGGGTGCTCCACGAGGCCGGCTGGTCGGTCGTGGCGTGGCCCGAGGCCTACGGCGGCCGTGGCGCCGACCTCGTCGAGTGGCTGATCTTCGAGGAGGAGTACTACCGGTCCGGCGCCCCGGGTCGGGTCAACACCAACGGCATCTCCCTGCTCGGACCCACCCTGTTCGCCTACGGGACCGACGCCCAGAAGGACCGCTTCCTGCCCCCGATGGCCTCCGGAGCCGAGATCTGGGCCCAGGCCTGGTCCGAGCCGAACGCCGGAAGCGACCTGGCGTCGATCACCACCAGGGGAGTCCGGGACGGGGAGTGGTTTGTCCTGGACGGCCAGAAGACCTGGTGTTCTCGCGGAGCGTGGGCCGACTGGCTGTTCTGCATCGTTCGCACCGATCCGACGTCGGAACGCCACCGCGGCCTCTCGTACCTGCTGGTACCGGCTGACTCCGAAGGCCTCGAGCGCCGGCCGGTGGGCCGCCTGGACGGCGAGCCCGCCTTCGCCGAGCTGTTCTTCGACGGCTGCCGTGTGCACGAGTCCAACCTCCTGGGTGACGAGGGGCAGGGATGGAACGTGGCCATGGCGACAACGTCCAGCGAACGTGGGCTGAACCTCCGGGCGCCAGGCCGGTTCCTGGCCACCGCCGACCGCCTCACCGGGCTCTACCGGGAGCTCGTCGAGGCCGGCACCGCCGACGAGGGCCTGCTGGACGAGGTGGTCCTGGCCTGGACCGGTGCCCAGGCGTACCGGTGGCAGACCTACCGCACGGCGGCCCGGCTCATGGGGGGCGGCGAACTGGGGTCGGCCTCCTCGATGATGAAGGTCTTCTGGTCGGAACTGGACGTCGAGCTGCACGCCACGGCGCTCCGGCTGCTCGGCGACCGGGGCGAGCTCGTCGCCGCTGCCCCCGATGCCGTGGACGGGGGCTCGTGGATGTCTGGCTACCTGTTCGCCCTCTCGGGACCGATCTACGCCGGCACCAACGAGATCCAGCGCAACATCATCGCCGAGCGGGTGCTCGGCCTCCCCCGGAAGTGA
- a CDS encoding low molecular weight phosphatase family protein, with the protein MSGVAGVAGVPPTICFLCTGNAARSVMARAMFADRAPDYRAVGAGTLVLEGLPMSQRTRSALADHGLADPDHRSRQFGTEHVAVDLVVAMEPGHVAWIRRHHPAVAARTATLSRLVRDLPAGGPLAERVASLGLFAVEVEDWEEVVDPAAGDQADFDACAATLDDLVGRLVDRLGSAC; encoded by the coding sequence GTGAGCGGGGTGGCAGGGGTGGCCGGCGTGCCGCCGACCATCTGCTTCTTGTGCACGGGCAACGCGGCCCGCTCGGTGATGGCCCGGGCCATGTTCGCGGACCGTGCCCCCGATTACCGGGCGGTCGGCGCAGGCACCCTCGTCCTGGAGGGATTGCCGATGAGCCAGCGCACCCGCAGTGCCCTGGCCGACCACGGCCTGGCCGACCCCGACCACCGCAGCAGGCAGTTCGGTACCGAGCACGTCGCGGTCGACCTGGTGGTCGCCATGGAGCCCGGCCACGTGGCCTGGATCCGTCGCCACCATCCGGCCGTGGCGGCCCGCACCGCCACCCTGTCCCGCCTGGTGCGGGACCTTCCGGCAGGAGGTCCGTTGGCGGAACGCGTCGCCTCGCTGGGCCTCTTCGCCGTCGAGGTGGAGGACTGGGAGGAGGTGGTCGACCCTGCCGCCGGCGACCAGGCCGACTTCGATGCCTGCGCGGCCACCCTCGACGACCTGGTCGGCCGGCTGGTCGACCGGCTGGGATCCGCGTGCTGA
- a CDS encoding acyl-CoA/acyl-ACP dehydrogenase, whose product MDATFSEDQRLFAETLRGILAADCPPEAVRASWDDPDGGVPGLWEILGGTGVLGLTVPDSHDGLGMGEVDLVLLLEELGRAACPEPVAEHVAVAVPLLRDHGSAALRDEWLGRAASGEVVLTAASPVDDLVLAAGRADLSLLGADGALYAVPADRMACTGQESVDSSRRLARVDWTPSADTLLSDDPAVVDGWLDRGAWAAAAQAVGVAQRLLDMTVAYVADREQFGHAVGANQAVKHHCANVAIDLEFARPMVQVAAWSLAGGESPTDGGSVSIDVSMAKSLASDALDRACRIALQCHGAIGYTIEYDLQLWLKRGWALAASWGDSRLHRRRIAAGLGLSAGRSA is encoded by the coding sequence ATGGACGCCACCTTCTCCGAGGACCAGCGCCTCTTCGCCGAGACGCTGCGGGGCATCCTCGCCGCCGACTGTCCACCAGAGGCGGTCCGCGCCTCCTGGGACGACCCAGATGGCGGGGTTCCGGGTCTCTGGGAGATCCTGGGTGGAACCGGCGTGCTTGGCCTGACGGTGCCCGATTCCCACGACGGCCTGGGCATGGGCGAGGTCGACCTGGTGCTCCTGCTGGAGGAACTGGGCCGTGCCGCCTGTCCCGAGCCGGTGGCCGAGCACGTGGCCGTAGCCGTGCCGCTCCTCCGGGACCACGGATCGGCGGCGCTGAGAGACGAGTGGCTGGGCCGCGCGGCCTCGGGCGAGGTCGTCCTGACGGCGGCCTCTCCCGTCGACGACCTGGTGCTGGCCGCCGGACGGGCCGACCTGTCGCTGCTGGGGGCCGACGGCGCCCTGTACGCCGTGCCTGCCGACCGGATGGCCTGCACTGGACAGGAGAGCGTGGACTCCTCCCGGCGCCTCGCACGCGTCGACTGGACCCCGTCGGCCGACACCCTCCTCTCCGACGATCCGGCCGTGGTCGACGGGTGGCTGGACCGCGGGGCGTGGGCGGCTGCCGCCCAGGCCGTCGGCGTGGCCCAGAGGCTCCTGGACATGACGGTGGCCTACGTCGCCGACCGGGAGCAGTTCGGCCACGCGGTGGGAGCCAACCAGGCGGTCAAGCACCACTGTGCGAACGTGGCCATCGACCTGGAGTTCGCCCGGCCCATGGTGCAGGTGGCGGCCTGGTCCCTGGCGGGCGGCGAGAGCCCCACCGACGGTGGGTCGGTCTCGATCGACGTCTCGATGGCCAAGTCGCTGGCCTCGGATGCCTTGGACCGGGCCTGTCGGATCGCCCTGCAGTGCCACGGTGCCATCGGCTACACGATCGAGTACGACCTCCAGTTGTGGCTGAAGCGGGGGTGGGCTCTGGCCGCCTCCTGGGGTGACAGTCGACTGCACCGGCGGCGTATCGCCGCCGGGCTGGGTCTCTCGGCTGGTCGATCGGCCTGA
- a CDS encoding PaaI family thioesterase, whose translation MSDRSRDTAATRPAGLGLADEVRALIADVNRSSPDVDALEAARAHVAAARAALESPDRRRWYEVPVSEIDDDLAVRLREETGDHSLYRGGRNPLAPPLRVSTGVDSDGEPVVVGEVRLDRSREGPPARAHGGLVAGIFDDVLSGVPWLVDAGPVVTGRLSIRYRRPTPLDVDLRFEARVVRQSGRRLVARARCLAPTTDGGTEVTAEAEALFVAIPGRAQEGADDPADGA comes from the coding sequence ATGAGCGATCGGAGCAGGGACACGGCAGCCACCCGTCCAGCCGGCCTGGGCCTCGCCGACGAGGTCCGGGCCCTCATCGCCGACGTGAACCGGTCGTCGCCTGACGTCGACGCCCTGGAGGCGGCCAGGGCACACGTGGCGGCGGCCCGGGCCGCACTGGAGTCGCCGGATCGCCGGCGCTGGTACGAGGTGCCGGTCTCCGAGATAGACGACGACCTGGCCGTCCGGTTGCGCGAGGAGACAGGTGACCACAGCCTCTACCGGGGCGGCCGCAACCCCTTGGCCCCACCGCTACGGGTCTCGACGGGCGTGGACTCCGACGGTGAACCCGTGGTGGTCGGCGAGGTCCGCCTGGACAGGTCCAGGGAGGGGCCACCGGCCCGGGCCCACGGTGGGCTGGTGGCCGGCATCTTCGACGACGTCCTCAGCGGCGTCCCGTGGCTGGTCGACGCCGGACCGGTGGTTACGGGACGGTTGTCCATCCGCTACCGGCGACCCACCCCGTTGGACGTCGACCTCCGGTTCGAGGCCCGGGTGGTCAGGCAGTCGGGCCGTCGCCTGGTCGCCAGGGCCCGGTGCCTGGCGCCGACGACCGATGGCGGGACGGAGGTAACCGCCGAGGCCGAGGCCCTGTTCGTGGCCATCCCCGGGCGGGCCCAGGAGGGCGCCGACGACCCGGCGGACGGAGCGTGA
- a CDS encoding nitronate monooxygenase, with translation MTDPTPTAPDRRLHTRFCDLVGVRHPIVQTGMGWVAGSRLTAATARAGGLGIIAAAPMTFDQMVTAIDEVRAATTEPFGVNLRSDAGDIDRRVEHLITAEVRVASFAQAPDRRTVDRLRSAGVVVIPTIGARRHAEKVAEWGVDAVIAQGAEGGGHTGVVPTSLLIGEVLDAIDLPVIAAGGFIDGRGLAAALAWGADAVAMGTRFLLTSDSDVPDSIKAIYLATPVTGTVVTRAVDGAPQRVVATPMVERLERSRLFAFPRAARNALRFRSLTGTPMRELLAEGLRMKRSGDLTWGQVAMAANAPMLTRATMVDGHPEVGILPTGQGVGSIDELPSCAELIGRTVAEASAALDRLCGPAG, from the coding sequence ATGACCGACCCGACGCCCACGGCGCCCGACCGTCGCCTCCACACCCGGTTCTGCGACCTGGTCGGCGTCCGACACCCGATCGTCCAGACCGGCATGGGCTGGGTGGCCGGGTCGCGCCTCACGGCTGCCACGGCCCGGGCGGGTGGCCTCGGCATCATCGCCGCCGCACCCATGACCTTCGACCAGATGGTCACCGCCATCGACGAGGTCCGGGCGGCAACCACTGAGCCGTTCGGGGTGAACCTCCGTTCCGACGCCGGCGACATCGACCGCCGGGTGGAGCACCTCATCACCGCCGAGGTGCGGGTGGCGTCCTTCGCACAGGCGCCCGACCGCCGCACCGTGGACCGCCTCCGGTCGGCCGGCGTGGTCGTCATACCCACCATCGGTGCCCGCCGCCACGCCGAGAAGGTCGCAGAGTGGGGCGTGGACGCCGTCATAGCGCAGGGCGCCGAGGGGGGAGGGCACACCGGCGTCGTACCAACCTCGCTGCTGATAGGTGAGGTGCTCGACGCCATCGACCTGCCGGTCATCGCCGCCGGCGGGTTCATCGACGGCCGGGGCCTGGCAGCGGCGCTGGCCTGGGGCGCCGACGCCGTGGCCATGGGCACCCGGTTCCTGCTCACCAGCGACAGCGACGTGCCGGACTCCATCAAGGCCATCTACCTGGCCACCCCGGTGACCGGAACGGTGGTCACCCGTGCCGTGGACGGCGCCCCGCAGCGCGTGGTCGCCACGCCTATGGTCGAGCGGCTCGAGCGTTCACGGCTGTTCGCCTTCCCCAGGGCGGCCCGCAACGCCCTGCGCTTCCGCAGCCTGACCGGCACGCCGATGCGCGAGCTTCTGGCCGAGGGGCTCCGGATGAAGCGCAGCGGGGACCTGACGTGGGGGCAGGTGGCCATGGCCGCCAACGCCCCGATGCTCACCCGGGCCACCATGGTCGACGGCCATCCCGAGGTGGGCATCCTGCCCACCGGCCAGGGGGTCGGCTCGATAGACGAGCTACCCAGCTGTGCCGAGCTGATCGGTCGCACGGTGGCCGAGGCCAGCGCCGCACTGGATCGCCTCTGCGGGCCGGCGGGGTAG